In Struthio camelus isolate bStrCam1 chromosome 4, bStrCam1.hap1, whole genome shotgun sequence, a genomic segment contains:
- the NPY5R gene encoding neuropeptide Y receptor type 5, translating to MDLGFKDHNNRTPTKNTSATAKSFAVWEDYKSSVDDIQYFLIGLYTFISLAGFMGNLFILMALMKRKQKTTINILIGNLAFSDILVVLFCSPFTLTSVLLDQWMFGSLMCHVMPFLQCASVLVSTLMLMSIAVVRYRMIKHPLSSNLTAKQGYILIATIWALGCAICSPLPIFHKVVDLSKTLNLEELAGRFLCIESWPSDSYRIAFTISLLFLQYILPLVCLTASHTSVCRSIGSRLSNTENKFEEHEMINLTFHPSKSSGTWVQPSRRSRWSFAFVRKHHRRYSKKTSSVMPAILRHHEDANFRKLPESSGTEKSQLSSSSKFIPGVPICFEMKPKENTKIQDMITVSQSIIRIKTRSRRVFCRLTVLILVFAFSWMPLHLFHIVTDFNANLISNRHFKLVYCICHLLGMMSCCLNPILYGFLNNSIKADLLSLIPCSQIP from the coding sequence ATGGATTTAGGCTTCAAAGACCATAACAACAGGACACCTACCAAGAACACCTCTGCTACTGCAAAGAGTTTTGCTGTCTGGGAGGATTATAAGAGTAGTGTTGATGACATACAATACTTTCTCATTGGGCTGTACACATTTATAAGTCTGGCTGGCTTTATGGGAAATCTGTTCATACTAATGGCTCTGATGAAACGCAAGCAGAAGACAACAATAAACATTCTTATTGGTAACTTGGCTTTTTCTGACATCTTAGTTGTGCTGTTTTGTTCGCCTTTCACACTGACATCTGTCCTACTTGACCAATGGATGTTTGGCTCTCTTATGTGCCACGTAATGCCCTTCCTCCAGTGTGCATCTGTTCTAGTTTCAACTTTAATGTTAATGTCTATCGCTGTAGTCAGATACCGTATGATAAAACATCCCCTTTCCAGCAATTTAACAGCAAAACAGGGCTATATCTTAATAGCAACCATTTGGGCCCTTGGCTGTGCCATTTGCTCCCCTCTGCCAATTTTCCACAAAGTTGTAGATCTCAGCAAAACTCTGAATTTGGAGGAACTGGCGGGCAGATTTTTGTGCATTGAGTCATGGCCTTCTGATTCCTACAGAATTGCCTTTACAATATCCTTGTTATTCTTGCAATATATATTGCCTTTGGTGTGTTTAACTGCTAGCCATACCAGTGTCTGTAGGAGCATAGGTTCCAGGCTgtcaaacacagaaaacaaatttgaagAACATGAGATGATAAACTTAACTTTTCATCCATCTAAGAGCAGTGGCACTTGGGTGCAGCCCTCCAGGCGTTCCAGATGGAGCTTTGCATTTGTCAGAAAGCACCACAGAAGATACAGCAAAAAGACTTCGAGTGTGATGCCAGCTATTTTAAGGCATCATGAGGATGCTAATTTCAGAAAACTCCCAGAAAGCTCTGGCACAGAAAAAAGCCAGCTCTCTTCATCCAGTAAGTTCATCCCAGGGGTACCTATCTGTTTTGAGatgaaaccaaaagaaaatacaaagatccAGGACATGATTACAGTATCCCAATCCATCATCAGAATTAAGACAAGGTCTAGGAGAGTTTTCTGCAGACTGACAGTGTTGATCTTAGTTTTTGCTTTCAGTTGGATGCCTCTTCACCTTTTCCACATTGTAACAGATTTTAATGCCAATCTCATTTCTAACAGACATTTTAAATTAGTATATTGTATATGTCATTTACTGGGTATGATGTCCTGCTGCTTGAATCCCATCCTGTATGGGTTTCTAAACAACAGCATAAAAGCTGATTTATTGTCCCTTATTCCATGCAGCCAAATACCGTGA